The region CTATGCTTTTTTTCCCGCcgcgccgggggggggggggcattgattttttaaatttggactacagttctggaaggaaaatgaaaacaagtATCCTCACTCAtctatttttttcacatttgagCATGCTCCAAACAATGTTATCTTTTTTGTTTATCAGAAAAGGACGTTGATCATTTTTCTTGCAAATCTCGGTTgaattgttctctctctctctctctttggacTATCCAAATTGGCAATTTTTACGTATAATGGTTCTCTGAGGACAGATTTTATGGCCCTCCGAagacattttgttatttatgctTTATTTGCTGCACTCACCAATATTTgcaaataatttaagaattatattatttattttctgaaCAGGATCCATGGGAACCAACTAGCTGAGATGCCATTCATTGGGACAAGGCACATATATAGACGGCAAGGGATGTGCCGACGGCTCTTTTACGCCATTGAATCGGTAATGCCATGTTAAGATTTTTCTATTGGTTATCCTTGCACTGTTGTATGACACACCATACAGAAATTTCCTCAAAGAGAGTCATCAACTTGATGTCTGTGCCACTCTCAGTGCGGCTATACTTCCCTCTCCGGCATCACCTGTGCTATCAAATATGCTCTTTTGTGTGAGCACTTTTATGCTAATGAAGTTGACCTCCATTATCCTCTTCAAACTTCCTCTTTCTTCTGTTTTTCCACACCCTTGGGGAAAGGGCATTGCTTGGTGGAATGTAGCACCGGTGGTAATATGTGTAACTTTCTGCTAGTCACATGCACGTTTCAAGTTGCCGACATTTGGAAACTCTGTTAGTTGGTGTAATCTTAGCCGTGTTTTCTAGTCATACCCTGAGAACTTTTCCTGTTTCTTGAACATGTTGAGCGTGGGGAATGGTTGACTtgtatttgaataatttttcttCCCTTCAGTGATTTTGTGCTGATGATTTTTGTTGTTATATTCCTATTCTCAGGCACTCTGCTCTCTCAAagttgagaaattaattattccTGCCATTGCTGAGCACATGCAAACATGGACTACAGTTTTTGGTTTCAATCCACTTGAGGAGTCATACAAGCAGGAACTGAGGTCCATTAATATGTTGGTGTTTCCCGGCATTGATATGTTACAGAAACTACTAGTGGAAAATAAAACCAATGAGGGAATATCTGCTAACTCAGGTTGGTGTTCATTGCATTTATGTTTTCATTCCTTGAAgggtgtttattttttattagttaatctTCTTTACTAAAGGTGCAAAGTCTATTCTATCACAGAGGATGATCATCTTATGCCCAATTTCTTGAAAAAGTCTGATGTGGGTTCTTCAGCTGCACATGATTTCAATAATTGTGACGTTGCAGGTCTGCACAATGATGATGGGATGGCTAACAAATCTGTTGCCTTAGACTCTGGTCCACAAGTCACATCTAGTGATAATACACGATTGAATTATTCTTTGGATGTTCCTTCTGAACCTAAACTCAAAGTCTTTAGTAAGGAGAAAACTACACCGGCAAAAAAGTCAACTGAAGCTTATGCCAACTCAAAGTGTCCCTCTTCCTCTGATGAGGATCAGGTCTGTCTTGAGATGGAAAATGTATCAGATCCTTCTGTCAAAAGTTCTTCCACAGAAGAGACTGTGGACGATGTTCATGGACCCGTTTTTGACTCAGTAGGTGAAACTTTGACTGTAAATATTATTGAGGAGATCAAGATGGACAAGAATCCTCTTCCTATTTCCACTATGAATCAAACTGGTGTGACTACAAGGCAAGAGAACCCTGATTTGAGTTCTCAAAGTGCATTTGGCGTGGAATGCAAGTTGCCTGTGGTTTTAGAGGCTCCTGAAGCCAACACTGAGCCTGCTGTCAATATCCAGTGCTCTGCAGAGGGTTATGATGATGATGCACGTTGTGTAAAGATGAAAGGTTCTTTTGGTGGGCCCATTGATGATACTTTAGTTGAGACTTCTGCAGAATATGCTACAGAAGGAATAAACGAAAACCAGAATCCAGTTTTTGTATCTTCTCCTGCTCAGAATGAAGACTTctgtgaagaagatgaagatccTATTGCTGGTTCTACAGTTAAGGGTTTGGATAAGAGTACCATACGTGATTTGAATAAGCAGAGTGCTATTGAGGTGGAAAGCAACTCGTGTGCAGCTCCAGTAGTTGCTTCTGATGAAGAAGTTGCTGTGGTCGGGAGAAGCATTTGTTCTGCTGCAGATGATGACATGGGTAAAGATGCTTATGAGGAAAATGTCATGCATGCACCTGTTAGACCCATTTGCAATTCTTCTGTTGAAACTGCTATAGAGAACGCTACTAAGGAAATTAAAGAAACCGCCACAGAAAATGCAAGAGAAGACATTAAAGAAAGCATTGCAATTTCAACTTTGCAAGGTTCTAACAGAACAACTgttcattttgaatctgatCAGGATCATCATAGTGCATTTGAGATGGAAGCTGAATTACATATGGATTCAGAAGACATCTGATGCATCTGAGGAAATTAAAGAAACTTCTACAGAGGATGCAATAGAGGAAATTCAAGAAGAGGCTGCGATTTCAACTTTTCATGGTTCCAGTGCAGTGGACGTGGAAACTGAACTAGACATGGATTCAGAAGTTCAATCTGATGCaatgaaacaaatatttaaCACTCATCAAAGTTAATAAATTCTGGGGCTCTACTTTGAACTGACATGGTCTTGATACGGGGTGTTGATGTTTCTGTAGACACCTTCCATTGATGAATGTCTTGCAACATTGGACGATACTTGTAAACTGTCATAATTCAGAGGAAAATGCCAAGCGATGAAATCCAGGGTTATGGTCCAAGATCATGCTCAAAGATTCTGTTTTCAGAAGTTTTGAAGAGGTTAGAAAATGAATCTGTGCTGCACTTTATTGGTGTAGGTTTTGGATAccataaaatcaaatataaaattggcTGCCTCAACGTGTACCTGGAGGTTGGCTGGTAACTTTTCATGATATATGCTTAGTTTGGTAGATAAAGACTCCAAATTAGCTTTCTTGTGTACATATTTAGATTTTGAGTTAtcattttgatttgagtttcaATGCATTGTTGTTACCAATTGATATGATGGTAATATGGTAACACAAGCAGGGCATTCTTGTACAGGTCCTTCCATCGTAGGTCCTGTAACTTCCTCCTCCATTCATTGTAACTCATTGTAGTTGCAGATTTCTTATTGCAACAAGAATAAGTTGTTCTTGTCCCTGTACAATGCATAGAGGATCATCTCTAAGTCCTATTCTGCTCCTTACTTTTTACAAGTTTACTTTGTGTATCTGCCACAGCACTTACAGCTTAATGGTGAATGAAAtagatttaaaccatgcatccAATGAGGATTCCCACTCTTTACCATTTGCAGCTTCCCCAGTATCTTCGTGTGCTTGATTGTAGTTACTAGTTAGCTGCTTTGTGATGACAGGATCATTGCCATATATGTGGAACTCGCACTTAGGTAAGATTCCCGGAGGTGCTCGATAGCTTGTAAATTATGTGCGCCAAGTATATTACCCAAAAGGTTGTTAAATCTCGGGTGCAAAAGAAGTTATTATAGTCTCAACAATTTGTGTAGCTCTGCCTAAGGTGGACTTGAGAAGTTACCAAAGATCGAAGCGTGTcttttagtgtattttaaaagttttaataaataattttaattattttagattttaatttaaaaatattttaaattttattttaatataattttatcttatttattttaagaaaccttaccttaataaaaaatattattatctgatatgaaaatagtttattcaaaattttatgtgaGCTGGGATTACCTAAGCCATCGCCTAGTTAATCCCACTAAAACaagatcaaataatttttatttttttatgaaataatttaattatattttagtgagattaatttttttattattataaattatcttaCTCTTAATATAAAAGTCATCTCTCGCTTTCCAATACTTGGTACCTAGTAAAAACTCTGACTAGAGTCAgcaagaatatatattttttttaaattagtaaAGACTTaagcatatattttttaattactaaatatatattttctaatcttttaaaattaaaaaaaatctatatgagTTGAAACTATTTTAATATGAGAAATGTTAGAAAACCCGACGACTTTATCGACAAGCTTACTGAAAGGGGATAAAAAGTTGATTTTGCCCCCACTTTCTTCTTCCCCCTCCCATGGATCCCCCTGTTCTGTGCGTCTCCGCTGTCTCGCCTCGTTGCCACGCCTCACGACCGTCTCCGTCGCCTTGCCCTCGTCGACAATCGCTGCATTGACTATCGACGAGAGCGAGGTGGCCATGGCTGAGAGGTGACCGAGGTAAGGCGAGACGACAGCCGTGAGGCGCAGCGGCCATGGCAGGCGGACGCACAGAGAGGGGGGTGCAACGGCCCGctttgtaaatttgcaaagcggacggggcaaaatcgtcttttttGCCCTCTTCTGTGAGCCGCTCTGTAGATCTGTCGGGCCCTGTAGAGCGACTCTTTTAATATAAGCTttatatactaaatatattataaataaaatttctaacaAAAAAACAGCCATATCTATTTAAGCCGGCACTGATCGCCGGCCACCAGCGACGGagacagagagtgagagagatcaAAGGAGATCACCGCCAAGGAAGGAGATATTCACCAAGTGTATGCTCAGAGCGACCTAGCATGGGCTGGGTGCTTAGATCTCGCAAGAATGGAGGATTTGTCGGCTCACGAGCGAGGAAGAGAACGACATCAGCTAgggctttctttcttctttttttatgttGCTTTGAGCAATTAcgccctttcttcttcttctcatcaaGCAAACCACTTGTCAAGATGGCGTTTAATCACAAAAATACGGTTCTTACATCATTCTGGTAATTATCTTGCGAGCAGAAGAGAAAACTTGAAGCAAAATGGTACGTCTTCTTTCACTCTTAAGTCATTTACTCATTCTGTCTGTcaataatatgaaaatcaaGGATACTGCTTTGTTTCTTATTTCTGTAATCAGATAATTCTCTGACATGAATACATTCCTGTTTCACATTTAGAGGTTTTGCaatattttggattttcagttttcattttgttcCTTCATGTTAATTCTTATTCTTCTTGTTCATTAAGGGAAGATGTTCTTTTATGGATTGAACTTTATTTTGAGACTTGCAATCATGAGATATTATTCATTTCTTGTGATTGTTGGGCACTGTacttgcacacacacacacacacttgttTATGAggtggaagaggaagaggaagagtgCAGATTCCATTGTGTTGGATAGTTTTTGTACTTATTAATAGAAGTAAGTAAAATATTTTCGACCAACAAGGCATAGTTTTAATTTGGGAGCTATCCATGCTAGCCAATGGAACACCATAAAATGCCTATCCAGGTGCCATGTCAGCACTATCCAGATGGGTTGTCAGCACTATCCAGATGGGTTGAGAACCAAGGAATGAGTGGCTATAGGCCTCACTTCTTCCAAGGAGAAACCAAACCGAAACAAATCAAACCAATTCAATCCACCACCaagaaaaaacaacaacaataaaggGATCAGAAAAGAGGAAAACATTAGCTAGCTTGTTATAGCTAGGACACACAATAAGCACAACCAACCATTTTCTCATCCATTGCTCACTGGGGAAGAGAAGTAACAGCGAGCCAGCTAGCTTCAGGAACTAGGCCAATTAAGTAAGGGAAGGGGGTAGAGGTTGAGAAGTACTTGTTTGTCATGGCCTCAACCGCATCTGCCCGGCCACTTTCCTCCTCCACCGCCGTGGTTGACACCAAAGCTTCTCCTCCCCATCGCCAATCGGCCGTCCCATCTTCGCAATGCGTGACCCTCTCCCCCACCCTCCCTCCCCCTCCTGTCCACTCTCAGACCCGCGCCCCCAAGACCACCGCTTATTATTGTATGAACTCGCCTCTCTCTTTCAACACTCTTTCATAATTATGTTTTCGCGGTTCCATTCCCATTACTGATCCTCTTGGTATTCCTACTTAATTTCAGGTAGAAAGATAGCCCGCAATGTGGCTGCCATGGCGACTGGAGAGGCACCCGCGGAAGTTGCTGGGACAGAGCTGCCAGATATTGTCAAGACAGCCCAAGAAGCTGTAACCTTAATCCCTTACAACCTGcgccttttcttttttgtcatCAATTTCCTCATTATGTATCCTCTGATTTTAGTTTGACCCAAGTACggttgttaattttgatgattgagCAGTGGGATAAAGTTGAAGATAAGTATGCAGTGTCCTCTCTGGCTGCAGCTGGCGTTTTGGCGCTTTGGGGCTCGACTGGAATGCTCTTGGTCAGGAACCTATCTATCTAAATGCTTCATCTTAACATTATTATCCTACAACCTTAAGTAAAAGCGTGCACCTTTAGTAGAATTGATACTAGATAGAAAAAGATTGATTCTGGGTACCTCTCTTATATCACAGGCAATCGACAGGCTTCCTCTAGTTCCCGGTCTTCTTGAGCTTGTTGGAATTGGATACACTGGAGTAAGCTGGCTTCTGCTTAAACTGAATTGCCTACTTATTCCCACCCTAACATCAAACCAATTACACTAATTTGGTCAGTTGGACTTTGTTAAcagagccatacaacaagacaGATTGAGATTTCAACTTAATTATCTATGACATGACTGGTTAACTATCAACGATAActctaatatatatagataagcGGAGTCCTACTATCGGAAGCCAATTACACTGTTGGTTTATACATGCTGATAGAGTTTCTTGTTCCTTTTGCAGTGGTTTGTATATCAAAATCTGATCTTTAAGCCCGAGAGGTAGCACCCTCTCCATTTCTTCACACTTGAGAATGATTTTTTCTCATTGTCGTCTTCTTATTTTGTCGTGCGTTGATGAAACTGTAGGGAAGCtttgatacaaaaaattaaGGATACGTACAAAGACATAATCGGGAGCAGCTGAAAGGCCAACAATTGCAGGGAATGTTGTTGAGATGAGATGAACATTCAGATGCTGAAGCATGCCTGTTAGAGCATTAATAAtggatcttcttcttcttcttcttcttcttcttcttcttcgaatTATCCTCTAGCAACACTGAACCCCTACTCTCTACTATTtgttgaacatatatatatatattgctttgtataatatatactaTTTCCCCCTTGGTTACAGTCATCTACTATATATTAATTTACCATGCTAATTATCCAAGCTTTTGCCATTGTGGAgaacaattaaattttgttacaaCAGTCATGCTCATGCATACCAGTCCATTCCTCTTCTGGTTGcctttaattcatatatatgtaagatgcatatatatacaccaaATTATTCCATGTAATTGTATACATGTTATCATGTTGACGTGATATTAcaagttaattatattttattatacacATGGATCGTGATAGAAGtgatttttagtaaatttaaaaataaaaagaatagtctTCACTCctattatatatttacaatttatatatataacaacatgATTAGTATATGATATGATCTCATCATGCGGTGCCAATAGggaaatgtatatttttattatgcaACTTGAAGATGGCATTGGGTTGTGCATCTATATTTTGTACCTAGATGTACAATTAATAggtgttatttttaattaaaaattccaTTTCAAGCCATCCTGTACCAACAAGCTTACTACAGTGGTAGCTGTATATACCATTATAATATTTGATCTCTGTAATTAGATACTCATCGATGATTAATTGATCACTAAAATCAGTCacataaaatgtcaaaattctatatataatatttttgtatcaaaCATGTGATTGTTAAAGCTAATACCTTTGAATATGGGTGTATTTGAACGTTACCGTAATGGAAGTGACTCCAAATCCTTTCTAAGACCCGATAATTTCTTTTATCGTTATTGTAACGTGTTGTAAGGATGACGGTGAGTTGtctatttatctatttatatatttattttaataaatatttaaatattcaaatagaTAATTGAGAactcattggcaaactcattgcCATCCATGTATATACTGCATGGTTGATCAACTGCTTTATTGAGAGCATAAGGTAATTGGAAACCATTGGAAAACTCGTGACAATGTAAGCTATGAATTACTACATGTATATGTTGCTAAGTTGGACATTTACCTTATTAAAGGCATAAGCTATAAAAACGATTTGGAGAcgatatttctatttttttgagaCGTTCACCCTTTCgaaaacattaaaaatgaccaaaaatattttctggGCAATTTCTATAATTTCACACGTTTCGAAGAacattcataataaaatatactttCAAAAATACGTTTTCAATGTGAGAGGTTGGTTATAGACGAAATTTCTTCCGTCTCAAACCAacaaatatatttgattatctTTCTCACCTGATCACTCATCCTCGTGCATGCCCTAACCCTAAATCCTTTTTCTATGAAGTCCAAATCCAGTTCCACTAAATCAGTGAATCATTCCTCTCGTCTCTGACCATCCTTTTGTCATTGACGTCGTTCTCCTGCTAGCTAGTTGTTCGGTGCTACCATCGATGGAGTTGTTGCTTCGTGCGATTGCCTGCTCAGTTGCTTAGTGCTCAGTTCCTTCTTATCGTCGATTGCTCAATGATCGATGCTTTGCTCGTCTGCTAGGTTGCTCAGATCAATTGCTCAGTGCTTGCTTTCCTCTCGCCATTGATTACTCGGTACTCAGTGCTTATGTTGTCATCGACTCAATTGCTCAATAATCACTGGTCAATGCTTTACTCGCTTGCTAGCTTGTTGAGTGTGATTGCTCCATTTCCACTCGTCGTCAATATTGTTCGGTTGTTTAATgcgattgaataactatttttttatattaaaaattatatttataaaaaatattttttttttacttacatttctaacccatatttttttctaaatttttttaaaatattatttctccAATTTCGTTTTAGTACAATCTAGTGCATAACTCAATGTCTTTGCCAATGCAGCCACATACGTGCATTCCATGGATATacctatttttttgtctttacctacataataataaatcataGACTACATTCAGCTATATGTTTTGCAAGTAATTCCTAACACCATAGTGACCATTAACTATTGTGGTCTCTATTCTAGTTTGTTTTTatgctttttctttctcttgtttgGCCAACGCAATACAATTTAAATTGTGGCTACATAATACAAACAATCTTTGTAACATATTGTTCACCATTAAATTAAGATTTGCaccatataaaataaaaaaaaatcaatatgataatttaatactttaattattaaaaatgttataaaatagAAAGTTCAATTGATAGTTTAAAACATGCGAGCATTGACTTAATAGAATATATACCTCCTCTCTATTTAAGGTGAAAATAGTATTTATACGGTTATTCtctcaaattttaataaacAGTCATTAAACTTTAAggttgtaattatttactcattgaactttaaattaTAACCAGTTATTCATTGAACTTTACTCAacgtcaaccatccatcactTGTTATAACTTCGTTAACTATTACAAACAGAAAATGTTAACGGAATCTGACGtggcaaaaattaatttaacatatactcattgaattttaaaaatgtaactacttactcactgaactttgcTCAACGTCAACTATCCATCACCCCAGTACATCTCCATCTAATCTTGAAATATCCGTTACATCACCGTCtgatcttgaaacatattaaaagattttttgatgatactgaaaaaaaaaagggggggcaGCAGGACCCACGCGTGGCCGAGCCGCACGACCTCGGCCGTGCAGCCGAGGCCGAGGCCTCCACTAGCATGGCCGAGACTAGTGGTCTCAGCCAcgccaaaataaaataaaaaaaacaaaaaaataataataataaaataaaatggaataaaaaaaaagaaagaaaagatggGAGACCTCTTACCTTTTTACTCTACTCCAAGCATGCTCTCACTCCAATAATTCTTAGGAAGAGGGGATCATACCCACATCCCTTTTTATAGAGTCCTTGGAGGGCCATGAGAAGGGTGATGGGACAATAATGGAGATcgttaatcttatttattttttgcaaattttttttttttttacaggaAAGTAGAAAAGCTCAGAAGACTACACCTTCAGTTGCCTGAGCTCCTCACCCTCACAACTCAAGGAGttgggggcaagtgatgaggggaTATTTTACTAATGACAAAATTACTATATTACCCTCGGAGACTACTAACCTGGTACCGCCACGTGCCTGTCTCATGAAGCGCCACGTGTCATCTAGATCTCcatctcatatttgattttgaacgaaACTGACTTGATCAACCGAGATTATCTCCAACGACTTGTTCAGaagttatcttatcttttcagaGTATGTTCTACGCCATCTTTAAATAGAAGTCAACTTCTACAGGTATGGATTATTTGACTACTGTGTGACTTTCCATTTCAGGTATTTTTTTCTACTAACTTAAGCGTCGGAGTTTTCCCGGGGGATTAAAGGCTCCGCCCTTGCAGGTACTTGTTTTGAGGCAGAATtcggtgatcggtccagtatcatcatttttgtatgcatttgaAATCACTTACTTCTCAAAccaaaagtcaaaaactaaactaatgattcaaattaaaaaaactattgaTGCAAACTAAaagtaaacaacaaaaatttgcTTAGATTTTTTTACCTCCATTATGAACAAcgaaattcataaaaaatgtatttaattttttaccttcATTACGAACaacaaaattcacaaaaaatatatttaataatgagACCAAATTGGTCATATCCGATGATCGACATACCTTCAGTGGATGACCAAATTGGTCATATTCGATGACTGACATACATTTAGTTTTTGGCTTTTGGTCTCATTATTGaatatgttgaattttgttgtttgtaatagagataaaaaaaatctaaatagatatttttttttacttttggtttgcatcaatagtttttttaatttgaatcattagtttagtttttgacttttgattttagaaataaatgatctcaaatgcatacaaaaatcttttaatatgtttcaagattAGACTGTGATGTAACGAGATGATGGATGGTTGACGTTGATCAAAATTTAGTGAGTaagtagttacatttttaaagttcaatgagtgtatgttaaattaatttttgttacgTCAGATTTCGTTAGCCACATTAGATTCTGTTAGTATTTTTCGTTTGTAATAGCTAACAGAGTTATAACAAGTGATGGATGATTGATGTTGAGTAAAGTTcagtgaataaataattataactttaaaattcaatgacagttttttaattttacccttTAAAACAAGCATTGACTTAAAAGAATATATATCTCATTTCCATTTAAGTTGAAAATGGTGTTTATACGGTTATTCTCTCAAGTTTTAACAAACTCTTCTTTTATACTTGTACTAATAAAAAAGATCACAGGAACAATGTTAAAAATATTGAGCCAATATAAAAACTTGAGACATAAAATGACAACAAAAACTTTCAAAATTGacaaaagagaaatgaagaaagacAAGACAAGATTTGTTTTgggatatatatacacaccattatacaaaatatgttatgaaaaataagaatatatatcttaaattatAGGTactaatttacaaatttaaattaaaaattttaaattattaaaattgttggCGTTATCTTTATTACCTTATCTACTTAtctttttatccttttattttttgatcataaaaaaaaatagggaattcaaatttaaactttcCATCGTAACTAAACGAGAATTCTCCCAATACTAATTACAGAAGGACCCTTTGATAATTTATGAGATTAGTCATTTCAGCCACTCGATCGTTCATTTCGATATAAGATTTTCAAATGATAATACTGTTTGGATTTGAAAGAGTCCGAACAAGAGTCCAATCGGACTGATAAAGAGTTCGATCACCTTTTTCATCGGACTCTTTTCAGATTCAAATGGTATTGTCATTCAAACTCTTAATGATAGATGATTGAAAAGTCTAATCAATAGTCTGATCAACCTTTTCATCGAATTCTTTAAGATTCAAACAGTATTGTTATTCGGACTCTTGATGATAGATGATTGAAAAATCTAATCAAGAGTCCGATTCGATTCTTAAAAAAGGGTATTGTGTTACATGAGTCTCATCCACGAATTCTTAAAAATACTCAAACAAAAGGTTAAATTctcactttaaaaaaaaaaaatcactaacaAATAATTTCACGAAAAGTCCGATCGAACTCTTAATTAGTCCGATTGGACTCTTGTTCggattcttttaaaaaaaataaaataaaataaaaataacaatacaaaatttaacaaactaattggaagagaaaaaaaaaatactaaaaagaGTCCGATTGGACTCTTTCAGATCGATCGAACTCTTTCAGATCCAAACAATTTTATCATCGGACTCTTGAAGATCAAAATGATTGAAGAGTCCAATCGAGAGTTTGATTGAAATGTTATTGTTTGGATCTTCAAGAGACCGATCGCGTTGAAGAGtccaattcatttttttatttttggctttTATGTTCATTCACAAATTCTTAATAACACTCCAACAAAAAATAACTTGACGACAAGTTCAATTGGACTCTTTTTCGGACTCAAACCAATCGCAATGAAGAGTATgattcatttccatattttggGTTTCATTAGTTACATTCACAAATGTTTAAAAACACTTcaacaaaagttgaaaatgtCATCATaagcaaaggaaaaaaatacaaaaataaagcaGATAAGTCCGATCAGACTCGTAGGGCAAAGAGTCTGATTCATTTATGTACCCATAAGTTCTTGTTCAAACTTAAACATTGACAATAGATCACTTATACTTTGTCTTATTCGTCCTTCGATTGCTTCGTCTTCAATGTCGTCATTGGCCTTCGATTGCTCTTCATGTCATTCTCTTCCCATTTTCGCCTTTCGCTTCAACTCTTCTTGATTTGAAACTAGAGTTTCAATTTTCGATTCCACGTGAATTTAACTAAACtcatatgattttt is a window of Diospyros lotus cultivar Yz01 chromosome 10, ASM1463336v1, whole genome shotgun sequence DNA encoding:
- the LOC127812167 gene encoding protein CURVATURE THYLAKOID 1B, chloroplastic, with product MASTASARPLSSSTAVVDTKASPPHRQSAVPSSQCVTLSPTLPPPPVHSQTRAPKTTAYYCRKIARNVAAMATGEAPAEVAGTELPDIVKTAQEAWDKVEDKYAVSSLAAAGVLALWGSTGMLLAIDRLPLVPGLLELVGIGYTGWFVYQNLIFKPEREALIQKIKDTYKDIIGSS